From the Streptococcus sp. 29887 genome, one window contains:
- a CDS encoding tyrosine-type recombinase/integrase, producing MKYTKTKYPNIFTYETQKGLRYYVRRGYFVNGDKKEFTKSGLRSLKDAQRILRDIEERIYHDEMDVNLELTLNEYWEIYSAKKEKTGQWNDTSIYTNAGIYRTMIKEKWGNLPLKKINRNDYEEHLAEMLGQYRRNSVLTSNRLLNSILNDAVKNGNLRQNKLSGIYLGESELEPLNKELKIDDFQTWIKTAEELLSTTHFAFVYLTIFGLRRGEVCGIRFMDVTFDSNNRAVLNIRDSRSNRTKDGAGRTKTESSVRYVVLNDRGSELLLQIMETAKQVKKKADVIIEQEKDYLSIRIKNNKYYLERPAFLNKIFKRVSEECGIYITPHIMRHFFTTQSLIAGARPEDVMHFLGHASLQTTKQYTHIKEERAHNVTDLFDKKVL from the coding sequence ATGAAATATACAAAAACAAAATACCCAAATATTTTTACGTACGAAACCCAAAAAGGATTGCGTTACTATGTCCGCAGAGGATACTTTGTTAATGGCGACAAGAAAGAATTTACCAAGAGCGGACTACGAAGCTTGAAGGACGCCCAGAGAATTCTAAGGGATATTGAAGAAAGGATTTATCATGATGAAATGGATGTCAACCTAGAACTGACTTTAAATGAATACTGGGAAATCTACTCAGCAAAGAAAGAAAAAACAGGTCAATGGAATGATACATCCATCTACACTAACGCAGGCATTTATCGTACCATGATAAAAGAAAAGTGGGGAAACCTCCCGCTTAAAAAAATAAATCGCAACGATTATGAAGAACATCTGGCAGAAATGCTTGGCCAGTACCGCAGAAATAGTGTGCTTACCAGTAATCGACTTTTGAATTCCATTTTAAACGATGCTGTCAAAAATGGAAATCTTAGACAAAATAAATTGTCTGGCATTTATCTTGGGGAATCAGAGTTAGAACCTCTTAATAAAGAGTTAAAAATCGATGATTTTCAAACGTGGATAAAAACCGCAGAAGAATTACTATCGACCACACATTTTGCATTTGTCTACCTGACTATTTTTGGACTTAGACGCGGGGAAGTCTGTGGTATCAGGTTCATGGACGTTACTTTCGATTCGAATAATCGAGCAGTCTTAAATATAAGAGACTCTCGTTCCAACAGGACAAAAGATGGTGCTGGAAGAACAAAAACAGAAAGTTCTGTGCGTTACGTAGTTTTAAACGACAGAGGCAGCGAGCTGTTGTTACAGATCATGGAAACAGCAAAACAAGTCAAAAAGAAAGCAGACGTCATTATTGAGCAAGAAAAGGATTACCTGAGCATCCGAATAAAGAATAATAAATACTATTTGGAAAGACCTGCTTTTTTAAACAAAATTTTTAAACGAGTAAGTGAGGAATGTGGTATCTATATCACTCCACACATTATGCGTCACTTCTTTACCACTCAATCGCTCATTGCTGGAGCTAGACCAGAAGATGTCATGCACTTCCTGGGACATGCAAGCCTTCAAACAACCAAACAATATACTCACATCAAAGAAGAACGAGCACATAATGTTACTGATCTATTTGACAAGAAAGTTCTATAA
- a CDS encoding XRE family transcriptional regulator has protein sequence MARGRGKATPHDLEAMQHVSGMLQRLLAENDLKQSHLADRLEIPRSSFNEYVKGTALPRPGNVQKIADYFGLKKSDIDPRFKSTIPSTSIPLPNFDPRKTILLSNYDKLNDTRKNKLLTTSETLLAEEQGKIIDISEKRAEYEARKRISLPVPGKVSAGTGYWQEDDYDTMVSFYADDIPDQKDFDTIAIAVGHSMEPKIKNGDFLFIKMKDQVDLNKIGIFQVDGENYVKKLKSDHLQSLNPDYDNIQFTEDMRTIGEVVEVYRER, from the coding sequence ATGGCCAGAGGGCGAGGAAAAGCAACCCCGCATGACCTAGAAGCAATGCAACATGTTTCAGGTATGCTTCAAAGGTTACTTGCTGAAAACGACTTAAAACAATCTCATCTAGCGGACAGGTTAGAAATCCCAAGAAGTAGTTTTAATGAATATGTAAAAGGAACAGCTTTACCAAGACCTGGTAACGTCCAAAAAATCGCAGATTATTTTGGATTGAAGAAATCAGATATAGACCCACGGTTTAAATCCACAATCCCATCCACTTCCATCCCTCTTCCCAACTTCGACCCACGTAAGACTATTCTGTTATCTAACTATGACAAGCTCAACGACACACGCAAGAATAAGCTCCTAACAACCTCTGAAACGCTTCTAGCCGAAGAGCAAGGGAAAATCATTGACATATCAGAAAAACGTGCAGAATACGAAGCCAGAAAGCGTATCAGCCTACCCGTACCAGGCAAAGTGTCCGCAGGTACAGGCTACTGGCAAGAAGACGACTACGACACCATGGTCAGCTTCTACGCAGACGACATCCCAGACCAGAAAGATTTCGACACCATCGCCATCGCCGTCGGACACTCCATGGAACCCAAAATCAAAAATGGCGACTTCCTCTTTATCAAAATGAAAGACCAAGTCGACCTAAACAAAATCGGAATTTTCCAAGTAGACGGCGAAAACTACGTCAAAAAACTAAAAAGCGACCATCTACAGTCACTGAACCCAGACTATGACAATATCCAATTCACCGAAGACATGCGCACCATCGGCGAGGTCGTGGAGGTGTATAGGGAGAGGTAA
- a CDS encoding type II toxin-antitoxin system PemK/MazF family toxin — translation MAFQQGEVYLVNFTQKGGNEFYGKHYAIILTPPDKTDGTLLAVPLTGKKAGKKYRGGITLDNTKYQDTPSKPKAYAYVRKIQEIDKRKIIYKTKKQVAPSGVPLTDKSGKELFQKIYKPTYQLDQTDLDKLKAKIKEVLQLDIE, via the coding sequence ATGGCATTTCAACAAGGAGAAGTCTACCTTGTCAATTTCACACAAAAAGGCGGAAATGAATTTTACGGCAAGCACTACGCTATCATTCTGACGCCGCCCGATAAAACAGACGGCACACTCTTAGCTGTACCATTAACAGGCAAAAAAGCAGGCAAAAAATACCGAGGTGGTATCACACTGGATAATACCAAATACCAAGACACACCATCAAAACCCAAAGCCTACGCCTATGTCCGAAAAATACAAGAAATTGACAAACGCAAAATCATCTACAAGACCAAAAAGCAAGTAGCCCCCTCTGGAGTTCCCCTTACCGACAAATCAGGAAAGGAACTATTCCAGAAAATATACAAACCAACCTACCAACTCGACCAGACAGATCTGGACAAGCTAAAAGCAAAAATCAAAGAAGTCTTGCAATTAGATATCGAATAA